One stretch of Arachis duranensis cultivar V14167 chromosome 1, aradu.V14167.gnm2.J7QH, whole genome shotgun sequence DNA includes these proteins:
- the LOC107469802 gene encoding zinc finger CCCH domain-containing protein 39, with amino-acid sequence MNFPDNIQTFTMSPTRFASTDAIDVRLRQVPMNNESLDLHSHLDQTPLAKRPRTSMENLNDSPRTMNTANPAGNKGTSHIFYKTRICAKFRLGTCRNGENCNFAHGADDVRQPPPNWQEIVGLRGNDERSSGNWDDDHKIIHKMKLCKKFYNGEECPYGERCSFLHEDPGKFREDSNSARYRDRESSVISIGTTNGSPPKGYGGGDGGGSRCNSSEGCGNNRAVNNGNGGAAGLNVSRGSSKGTYWKTKLCIKWETTGHCPFGGDCHFAHGQAELQAPGGRAEAEVVGAISASTKSAVPNLPNVISSVHANEVHPSNTASVPPANEDGQGNKSLLKWKGFKKINRIYGDWLDDFPLVHNLPSRVET; translated from the exons ATGAATTTCCCTGATAATATACAAACATTCACGATGTCGCCGACGAGATTCGCATCAACGGATGCCATTGATGTGAGGCTTCGTCAAGTTCCAATGAACAATGAATCATTGGACCTGCATTCGCATTTGGACCAAACTCCTTTGGCCAAGAGGCCAAGAACTTCAATGGAGAACCTCAATGATTCGCCAAGGACGATGAACACGGCAAACCCTGCAGGGAACAAAGGAACAAGCCACATTTTCTACAAGACCAGAATCTGCGCAAAGTTCCGGCTCGGAACCTGTAGGAACGGCGAGAACTGCAACTTTGCGCACGGCGCCGACGATGTGAGGCAGCCACCACCTAACTGGCAAGAAATTGTTGGATTGAGAGGCAATGACGAAAGGTCTTCAGGGAATTGGGATGATGATCACAAGATCATCCATAAGATGAAGCTATGCAAGAAGTTTTACAATGGTGAGGAGTGTCCTTATGGTGAGAGGTGCAGTTTCCTTCAtgaggatcctgggaagttccgGGAGGATTCGAATTCTGCGAGATATAGAGATAGGGAGAGCTCAGTAATAAGCATAGGGACTACTAATGGTTCACCACCAAAGGGatatggtggtggtgatggtggtggcTCTAGGTGTAATAGTTCAGAAGGTTGTGGTAATAATAGGGCTGTGAACAATGGTAATGGTGGTGCGGCTGGGTTGAATGTTTCAAGGGGTTCTTCCAAGGGTACTTATTGGAAGACTAAGCTTTGTATCAAGTGGGAGACTACAGGGCACTGTCCTTTTGGTGGGGACTGTCACTTTGCCCATGGACAAGCAG AGTTGCAAGCTCCTGGTGGACGCGCTGAAGCAGAAGTTGTTGGAGCTATTTCAGCTTCGACAAAGTCTGCCGTTCCAAATTTACCAAATGTTATATCATCAGTTCATGCCAATGAAGTGCACCCGAGCAACACGGCAAGTGTACCTCCAGCGAATGAAGACGGGCAGGGTAACAAATCTCTGCTCAAGTGGAAAGGATTTAAGAAGATCAATCGGATTTACGGTGATTGGCTCGATGATTTCCCACTTGTGCACAACTTGCCAAGTAGAGTGGAGACCTGA